Below is a window of Methylosinus sp. PW1 DNA.
CTCATGAAGCCAATTCAGGGCCATCCGATCAGCGGACAGCTTCTTAAGGTGCTCGTCAGAGTAAATGCCTTTGTAGGCTGCGCGGACCGATTCTACGTGAACGCGGGCTATTTCGCCGGCATCCGTCGGCAACGCCTGTCTAATGTGAACTGATCCGGTCATGCGTCACACTATAGGGCGGCATTCGGCCCGTGTTGAATGCGGCTGCGAACATGCTATCTTGTGTACCATGACGGCTCTGACGATCGACACGCTCGCTATCGCGCAAATTCTACGCAAGAGAGGCTTCTCGGAAGAGCAGGCCATCGGCGTGGTCGAGGCGTTTCGCGAGATCGACGCGGGTCTTCTCGCGACCAAATCGGATATTCGCGAGGTCGAGGCCAAGATCGAAACCTCCGCCGCGAACCTCAAGGTGGACATTCTCCGCTGGCTCGTCGTCACGCAGCTTGCGCTCGGCGGCTTCCTGATCGCGGCGCAGAAGCTCCTTCACTAATCCGCGGCGCGCCTATTTCCGCAGCCACTCCGGCACAGAATCCAGCGCGATCAGCTGTTCCACGCTCGGGCGCTCGCGCACCACGGCCCATTTGTCGCCATCGACGAGAACCTCTGGCGCGAGCGGGCGGCTGTTGTAGGTTCCCGCCTGCACCGCGCCATAGGCGCCGGCCGTCAGAATGGCCAATAGATCGCCCTGCGCCGGCTCCGGGATGGAGCGGCCGAGCGCGATATAATCGCCCGTCTCGCACACCGGTCCGACGACGTCGGCGATAATGCGCGGATGCGACGGCGCCGCCTCGGCGACCGGGATCAGCTCGTGCCAGGCGTCATAGAGCGTCGGGCGGACGAGATCGTTCATGCCGGCGTCGACGATGACGAAAGACTTGGCCTCGCCCTGCTTCACATAGAGCACGCGCGTGACCAATATTCCCGAATTGCCGACGATGAGCCGCCCCGGCTCGAACAGCAATTTGCACCCGAGCTCGGCCATATGGCGGCGCACGATCTCGGCGTAGCGATCCGGGTGATAGGAGGCCGGGTCCTCGCCCTCGTGATAGGGAATGCCGAGCCCGCCGCCGAGATCGACATGGGAAATGTTGTGCCCATCGGCGCGCAGCCCCGCGACCAGCTCGGCGAGCAGCGAGAAAGCCTCGTCGAAAGGCGCCAGATCGGTGATCTGCGAGCCGATATGCATATCGACGCCCGTGACCTCTATGCCGGGCAGCTTCGCCGCATGGGCGTAGATTTCGCGCGCGCGCGACAAAGGCACGCCGAATTTATTCTCGGCGAGGCCGGTCGAAATTTTGGCGTGGGTCTTGGCGTCGACGTCGGGATTGACGCGCAGC
It encodes the following:
- the lysA gene encoding diaminopimelate decarboxylase; its protein translation is MHHFDYRAGALYADDVPLAKIAEQVGTPFYCYSATTIRRHFQVFSAAFAGLDALVCYALKANSNQAVLTLLAGLGAGMDVVSGGELKRARAAGVPASKITFSGVGKTQAEIALAIDEGIFCFNVESEPELAEISRIASAKAKRAHISLRVNPDVDAKTHAKISTGLAENKFGVPLSRAREIYAHAAKLPGIEVTGVDMHIGSQITDLAPFDEAFSLLAELVAGLRADGHNISHVDLGGGLGIPYHEGEDPASYHPDRYAEIVRRHMAELGCKLLFEPGRLIVGNSGILVTRVLYVKQGEAKSFVIVDAGMNDLVRPTLYDAWHELIPVAEAAPSHPRIIADVVGPVCETGDYIALGRSIPEPAQGDLLAILTAGAYGAVQAGTYNSRPLAPEVLVDGDKWAVVRERPSVEQLIALDSVPEWLRK